One genomic window of Acetomicrobium thermoterrenum DSM 13490 includes the following:
- the ribD gene encoding bifunctional diaminohydroxyphosphoribosylaminopyrimidine deaminase/5-amino-6-(5-phosphoribosylamino)uracil reductase RibD, with protein sequence MKASEKRQHEYYMRIVLSLARRGTGRTSPNPRVGCVVVKDDKIVGMGFHRCPGSPHAEVMALSMAKDMSRGATLYVNLEPCIHYGRTPPCAPLIVERGIKRVFISTEDPFPKVRGRGVEYLRTHGVEVVSGVLSDEARWLNRGFLKVFEDGRPWITLKAAMSLDGDVALSDGSSRWITGPSSLKRSHLLRAEADAVLVGIGTILKDDPELTVRYVDGEHPLKIILDTHLRIPINAKVFKEGDVLVVTSKDSSPQKVEEIISRGAGVMQIPTDSRGFLDIKEMVYKLPSMDVHYLLVEGGPNVLSSFFDAKLFDEMALFYAPKIMGRGKGAFSGLSLMSMSEIPIGRIRGMKKLDDDLFLEVDM encoded by the coding sequence ATGAAAGCATCGGAAAAAAGACAACATGAATATTATATGCGTATTGTACTCAGCTTGGCCAGAAGGGGGACAGGCAGGACAAGCCCAAATCCGAGGGTCGGTTGTGTCGTTGTTAAGGACGATAAAATTGTTGGCATGGGTTTTCATAGATGCCCCGGATCTCCACATGCTGAGGTCATGGCTTTGTCAATGGCCAAGGATATGTCTAGAGGGGCGACGCTTTACGTAAATTTGGAACCATGTATACATTATGGCCGCACCCCTCCCTGCGCTCCTTTGATAGTTGAAAGGGGAATAAAAAGGGTGTTCATTTCAACGGAAGACCCCTTTCCCAAGGTCAGGGGAAGAGGGGTTGAGTATCTTCGTACGCATGGTGTGGAGGTTGTCTCCGGCGTGCTCAGCGATGAGGCGAGATGGCTGAACAGAGGTTTTTTAAAAGTATTTGAAGATGGTCGGCCATGGATTACCTTGAAAGCTGCAATGAGTTTGGATGGCGATGTAGCCCTTTCGGACGGAAGCAGCCGTTGGATAACTGGGCCAAGCTCTCTCAAACGATCTCACTTGCTTCGTGCCGAAGCGGATGCCGTCCTCGTAGGAATAGGGACAATATTGAAAGATGACCCGGAGTTGACCGTAAGATATGTAGACGGAGAACACCCCCTTAAGATCATCTTGGATACACATTTAAGAATTCCTATCAACGCCAAAGTGTTTAAAGAGGGCGATGTTTTAGTGGTGACATCCAAAGACTCCTCCCCTCAGAAGGTGGAGGAGATAATTTCGAGAGGGGCAGGAGTAATGCAGATTCCTACCGATTCCCGAGGGTTCCTGGATATAAAGGAAATGGTCTATAAGTTGCCCTCTATGGACGTGCACTATTTGTTGGTCGAAGGTGGGCCAAATGTGCTATCTTCTTTTTTTGATGCTAAGTTGTTCGATGAGATGGCTCTGTTCTACGCTCCCAAGATAATGGGCCGAGGGAAGGGCGCCTTTTCGGGATTATCCTTAATGTCCATGTCCGAAATTCCCATTGGAAGGATACGGGGC